A genomic segment from Spinacia oleracea cultivar Varoflay chromosome 3, BTI_SOV_V1, whole genome shotgun sequence encodes:
- the LOC110800176 gene encoding protein FAR-RED IMPAIRED RESPONSE 1-like — MEGIGDEIGDEIGEGSREVEVEEEEEDFIWRYEPQSSSDEEEGGEDCFTTPKKRMVVTAYGEEEEVLELKVGMVFPCWEEIEEQFRGYAKQKGFGIACRCGTVKSVVGSDKEKGIGKEKRNCLWTCECYGVPERRRKASDSLHEVIGSGVRKSKKCQCPVHVFASVNKLGEWVIRRAVMVHENHHPTPSKSRIIAYNRKKFLRENPHVLRQANVCSQSGMSVAQTYNLMAVQRNGRGRMPFLRKDLNGVVVKVRKARTSGGDARAMFDYFKKMKADNSDFFHVYWQDAKGMLQDVLWVDARSRAAYEEFGDVVCFDSTYLTNKYKMPFANFVGVNHHGQSILLGCALVSHENSDTFEWIFGN; from the exons ATGGAGGGCATTGGTGACGAAATTGGTGACGAAATTGGTGAAGGTAGTCGCGAGGTTGAAgtagaagaggaagaagaagacttCATATGGAGGTATGAACCACAATCCTCCTCCGACGAAGAG GAGGGTGGTGAGGATTGTTTCACAACCCCAAAAAAGCGAATGGTAGTAACTGCCTACGGGGAAGAGGAGGAAGTTCTTGAATTGAAGGTTGGTATGGTGTTTCCTTGTTGGGAGGAGATTGAAGAACAGTTTAGGGGGTATGCCAAACAAAAGGGTTTTGGTATTGCCTGTCGTTGTGGTACGGTGAAATCTGTGGTTGGCTCTGATAAAGAGAAAGGAATCGGGAAAGAGAAGCGTAATTGTTTGTGGACTTGTGAGTGCTATGGTGTGCCGGAAAGAAGGCGCAAGGCATCCGATTCACTCCATGAAGTAATTGGGAGTGGGGTACGCAAGTCTAAGAAATGTCAATGTCccgtacatgtatttgcaagtGTAAATAAGTTAGGAGAATGGGTGATACGTAGAGCAGTAATGGTTCATGAAAATCATCACCCCACCCCTAGTAAGTCTAGGATTATTGCTTATAACCGGAAGAAGTTTTTAAGGGAAAATCCTCATGTGTTGAGACAAGCGAATGTATGTTCGCAATCTGGTATGTCTGTAGCTCAAACTTATAACTTAATGGCGGTGCAACGGAATGGTAGAGGTAGAATGCCTTTCCTACGGAAGGATCTTAATGGAGTGGTTGTGAAGGTGAGGAAGGCAAGGACAAGTGGTGGTGATGCGAGGGCAATGTTTGACTATTTTAAGAAGATGAAAGCGGATAATTCTGATTTTTTTCACGTGTACTGGCAAGATGCAAAAGGGATGTTGCAGGATGTTTTATGGGTTGATGCTCGTAGTAGAGCTGCTTATGAGGAGTTTGGTGATGTTGTCTGCTTTGATAGTACGTACTTGACCAATAAATATAAAATGCCGTTTGCGAACTTTGTTGGTGTAAATCATCATGGTCAGAGCATATTACTTGGATGTGCGCTTGTTTCGCATGAAAATAGTGACACATTTGAGTGGATTTTCGGCAATTAG